The genomic window TCGCGGTGCGGCGGGGCAATCCGCACGCCGCCGCCGATGGCAATGCCCTGCGCGCCAACGGTCACGACGATATCCCACGTGCCGTACTGACCAACCGTGACGGGGCCAGCCGGATCAATGTGCACGGTGTAGTCAGCCGGCGCTAGTCCGGCGGCCTGTTCATGAATGGAGTCTGATTGCACTGAATCACTCTCTTCATTGTTGCAGTACTAGTCTCAACTGTTCAGGTCGATCTCGCTCTCTCTATGCGGCGGCCAATACGCACTCTTCACTACTGTTCCACCAAGAATGCAGGCGCGCCACTCGGCAACACACCGGTTAGTAGCACCAGTCTCAGTGCTTTCAAAGCCCGGAGGCATTTCCCCACATGGTTGTTTGCGCGATTGGCTTACTCGGGATCTTCACACCTGGGAATTACTGGCAACACGATGTGCGAGGGGCGCCCCGGCTCGTGGAAGACTGTGTTATGCGCCTCTTCCAGCCGCGTGTGGCGGCCCAGTGGTTCCCCGGTGTTGGGATTCACGTCGAAGCGCGGGAAGTTACTGCTGGAGACATCCAGCCGGATGCGATGGCCCTGCGCAAAGACATTGCTGGTGGGATACATCTCGATGGCAATCGCCGTCGGCACGTTTGGCTCAAGCATTTCTGCCTGTTCCCGGCTATTGCGGTAGCGGGCACGCTGAATGCTGTCCGTGATATTCATGGCAAAGCCCTGGGGGTAGTCGCCATTGGGCGGATGCACATCGAGCAGCTTGACCGTAAAGTCGGTATCCACGGCGGTAGATTTGATCCAGAGTTTCACCGTGAGCGGGCCGGTCACCTCTATGTCTTCTTCAAGCGGCGGGGTCTGGAAAACCAGAACGTCAGGCCGGGCCGCGAGCGGCAGATTGCCGGTGTACCCGAAAAAGCGCTCGTCGCCGCGCTGGTCGTAAGCGCCCGCAACAAGGACTGGATCACCCGCCGAGAGGTTGCCGCCGATGGTTGGAACGGGATTGGCCGGGTCGAACGTAAATGAACTCTGCCTCTGCTGCTTGGTCGGCGAGGGTGTATCTAAGCTCAGACCGCCATCGGCGTGCAAGTAGTAAGGAGTCCACGCGGTGCGCGCGAGCGGCCACTCGTCTTCCGCGCGCCAGTATCCGCCGTGATCGAGGCGGCCGTCGCTGTTGCGCGTGCCGCTGCCGCCGCCCATGACGAAGATTTGCACCGGCTTGGTTTGCCCCACGCCGGTCTCTTTTCCCTTGAGCCAGTAGTCGTACCAATGCAGCCGCAGTTCGTTCATGTCGTAAATGGCGGCATCGCGGCCAAAGTCGACGTCACCTGCGTGGGAGACCTCGGCGCTGCCGGTGCCGTGGGTGAAGGGGCCCATGATGAGCGTCTGCGGCGATTCTTTGCGCTCGCTGAGCTCGACATAATTCGTGCAGGTGGAACGGGCGTAGGAGTCATACCAGCCGCCGAAGTAGACTGTCGGCACGTCGGCGTGTTCATCGTAGAAGAGCTCCGGGCCGTAGCCGGGACGGCGCCAGTATTCGTCCAGATCGCCGTGGGTGAGCACGTCAAGGTGCCACTGTTCGTAGCTGGGCAGCTCGGCGAGGGGCGATACGCCCTTCTTTAGGGGCGCATTTTCCACCCACTGCGCCACGTTGGCGAAGGCGCTATCCAGGCTCTGGCGCAGGCGCGGGTCGCTGAGCGCCTCTTTGCTGGTGGTCGCCATGCGGAAGGCATAGATCATGAAGCGCATTTCGCAGGCGCCATTGTGCCGCATGGAAGCGGTGTGGTAGTTCCACGGCCCTTCCTCCACGAACATGCCGGCCAGGCCGGGCGGGTTGAGCGACGCGAGGGCGCTCTGCGTGCACCCAGCGTAGCTGCAACCCGTGGTGGCAATCTTGCCGTTCGACCAGGGCTGCTCTACGATCCAGGCGCAGGTGTCGTAGCCGTCCGGCCCTTCGTCGCCAAAGGCGTACCACTCGCCCTCAGACGTAAACCGCCCCCGCACGTCCTGGATCACCACCACGTACCCCCGCCGCGCGTAGTAATGCCCCTTCCGCCGCAATCCAAGTCCCGTCTTGTCATACGGCGTGCGTTCGAGAATGACAGGGAATTCCCCTTCATCTGCCGCCAACCCCTTTTGGGTTAGACCGACATTCCCTTGACCGCCAACCGCCGGCAGTGCCGGACGATACACGTCAGTGCCCAGTTTGACGCCGTCTCTGGCGGTCATCATCACATTCTTCTCTACCACTATGCCGTAAAGTTGCGATGAACCTCGGTTAACGGTCACGTCAGTACCTCTTTCTCACTATTCAGTCAATTGGCCCATGCTGCCCAGACTTCGCGTAATAATCCTTGGTCTACAGTGTGCCAGAATCCAGAAGAGGTGGTCTAAGAAGTAAAGCTAAACTGACCCTTAATCCGGCTGTCGGCTCCAATTCACGAAACCCTCTGTCCCTAGATGGGTTCTTCCCCTTAGACTCTCGTCACCCATACGGGACTGCTCCAGGCTTGGGCGACGCGGCCGTGGACGAGGTCGCGTTGGCGAACACGGACGTAGTAAATGGCGTGGGAAGGTGGTGCCTCGTCGATCCAGTCGAGGCTGAAGTCGAGCGGCGCGCTGCTGCCGGGGAACCACTCTTGATGGACGACGGAGAAGCCTGCCTCCGGTCGGTCGAGGTCGGCGCGCAGAACGTGAATCCAGCGCAAGGGGCCGGTGCCGAGCGCCTCTACATACACGTTCAATGTCTGACCGGCAGCAATACTCGTCTCACCTCCCATCGGTTCGCCGTTCACCGTAAACTCTAGGTAGATGCGGGAACCGGTGGTGCCGTAGGTTTGGCGATTGCGAATGGCGTCAAATACCGCCTCGCGGGTGAGTTCCGGCGCCCATACTGCCATGGTGCCAAAGCCCTCCATGCCGGGTTGTGCGCCGTGATTGTCTGACGAGCCGATAACCCCCAGCTTCAACCCTGCCAGCCAGGCATCCACGGTATAGTTGCCGGGATCCCCCGGGCCGTTAAAGGTGAAGTCGGAAACGTCCATGGAGATGGGGTGGTCCGGCGCGTACTCTTCGCTGAGGCCGTGGGAGGAATAGATTTCGATGGTGGAGCGAAAGCGGGGGTCATCGATGCTCCAATCATGTTTCACGCCGCTACCGGGCCGGGCGAAGCCGCCGGTATGGTGGGGGATGGTGAACATTTTCCCTTCCAGGTTTTCGCGCTCGCCTCGTTGCCATATCTCTTCCAGGTTCTCTTCGTCGTTGTAACGAAGCGGGCTTTCGCCGCCGCGATAGTAGACATTGTGGTGACCGTAGGGCGCGCCGAAACTCGCTTCGTAGCCCAAGATCGTGACGAACGCGCCAGGCTCGTTCCACTTCTCTGTGTATGCAACATTCATCTGCCAGTCGTCCTGGCTCATGCTGCGCCGGTCGTTGTGGTCGGTAGCGCAGTAGATGTCGAGCAGAGAGACGTAGCGCGCGTAGCGAAAGTGGTCGTCGCGGGTGCCCGTGCCGTCCCAAGAATACTGGCTATGGGAGTGAATGTCTCCCCAATAGAGACCGCCCACAGGCGTCCCATCCGCCTCGGCTGCAACCGCAACGACTTTGCTAGGATTGGAAAGGCCGTAGAGTATCCCGTCATTGGAGGTCCCACGTAGGCGCAAAACGCCTTCTGCCGTGGGCGTAATCTCAAGCTCCCGGCAGCCCCACGTTGTGTTGTTGCTCAGCTTGATGGGATTCGATGGGAGCGTGGCCGCGCCGGTCTCGACGACAAGATAGATAGCGGTTTCCGGCGCCGGGACCGGATTGTGGAATTCGTCCAGCGCCACCATGCGTACGCGGGCCGGTCTGCCCACGACCGCCCGGGACTCGAGCACAATGAAGAGCTCCACCGGTGGACCGGGCTCATTGCTGAGCAGCGGCAAGGCGGGATCCGGCAAGAGCGCGAATTCTCCGTCTCCTGCCGTGTCAACCGCCGCGCGCACGCGCTCCGGTGAACCGGTCCACAAGGGCGGCGTGAAGCCGCGGCCGCCTTGGCTCATGTCGCCGTACACAACGTTGATGGTATCGCCGGCGCACAGCGTGCCTTCCGATACTGTCACCTGCACCGTCCACGAGTAGCGACTGCCGGGCGGATAGCCCACATTGCGGCGGTACGCTTTTGCGAATTCACCATCGGTTGCATCCAGTACCTCGTAGCGCAGGCGCACGCCGGGCCGGTCGGTATGCGCCGTTACATAGAACGGCGCGGTGGGGTCCACGCTTTGCAGGCGGCGGCCGGAGTTGCGCCACCATTGGTGCCAGCGTTCCGGCAGCGCCACCTGCAATCCACCGCCCGCGGCAACGCCGTCTTTGCCTACCACATACGTTACAATCCACGTACCCCAAGTTCCCGCACGGCCGTGGTTCGGCGCGATAGATACGGTACCGAGTTCTTGACAGTCTTCAGAGGATGCCATGAGTTTCTACTTTCCATTAGCCGGTGCGGCAGGTTGAACTCTCGTATGAGGCAAGGGGAGGTCTGCGGTACTCCCATGCGCTCTCCCGCGTTTTAGTGGCGGCAAGGAAACGTCGAATTACGTGGACGCGTGGTCGCGAACGCAACGGCACACCAGAGGCGCTCTGCAATTGGCTGGTTCGCGCGTGCTGGCCCGACTCTTTTGACACTTGCCGCGTATATAGCACAATAGCAACCGAAGTACCTACATACAAGGTGCGCCGCGAGTGATGGCAGGATCTACCGATAGATGCCTCCGGAGAGGCTGCCTGCCTGCGGTCATTCTTAGCGGAGCGTCGAACAATGTTCGCGGAATCTCAGGTGCTCGCTGAGCAGCAACGTTGCTTGGCTGGAGACAGCTTAAACTCATCACGCTGTTCAGGGTGACAATCGCAAGGCCCTGCGAGAGATGGGAGCTCTTAGAGCTTGCCCCGTACGTGATACGGGGGCGAACGTTTCTGGTGCAGACAAGACGAGCGTAAATAGGTCCTAAGGGAAAGGTGGACCCTGAGACAAAATACACGAAAAGCGCTTGCCGCTGAATTCGTCGGCACTTTCTGCTTCTTCTTCATCGGCGCGGGAGCTGTAGTCGCCGACGCATTCATGGTCGCGCGCGGCGGTGGTGGGTTGGGGCTCGTGGGCATTGCGCTCGCCAATGGTCTGGCGCTGGCCGCCTTGATTGCGGCATTCGGCGGTTTTTCGGGGGCACACTTCAATCCAGCCGTTACGGTAGCGGCGTTGATCGGCCGCCAAATCACCGCTGTACACGCCGGTCTCTACATTCTGACCCAACTGCTGGCGGCGGTGCTGGCAGGTCTTGCCTTGCGCGCAGTCTTTCCTACCGCAATTTGGCAAGCCGCGAATCTCGGTACCCCCGCCGTGACCGCAGGCGTTTCGATTGGCGCCGCCGTTCTTTTGGAAGCCATTCTTGCCTTCATTCTCGTCATCGTCATCTTCGGCGCCGCCATGGACGCGCCCGCCGGCAAAGCAGGGGGACTTGCCATCGGCCTAACCGTTGCGGCGGCAATCCTCATGGGTGGGGAGCTCACCGGCGCGGCGATGAATCCGGCGCGCACGTTTGGTCCCGCGGTGGCGGCTAACTTCTGGGAAAACCATCTCGTCTATTGGGTCGGCCCACTGTGCGGCGCAATCCTCGCAAGTCTCATTTATAGCCGTTTCTTCATGGCAGCGAAGACAGATTGAATTCCCGGACGAACATAAAGTGCGCCATGTGGTAAAATCCCTGTCAAAGTGTATTGTGAAATGCTGCACAAAGGCCACGCAACGGCTGGCGTCTCGGGGCAGAGGTAACGTATGGAAGTTCAGGCTACTGCGGAGAGTGTATCGCCTACACAGCAAGCGGGCGCACAGCGACGCATTGTCATATACGACACGACGCTGCGTGACGGTGCGCAGGCTGAAGGGCTTTCTTTCGCCGCCGCCGACAAGCTCAAGATTGCCCGTCGGCTAGATGAACTGGGTGTGCATTACGTGGAAGGCGGCTACCCGGGCTCAAACCCTAAAGATCAAGAATTCTTCCGCTTGGCACAGGACATTGATTGGAAGAATATCACCATTACGGCGTTTGGCAGTACCCGGCACAAGTCAACGAGTGTTGAAAACGATCCCGGCGTGAAGGCGCTTATCGGCACGGGCACTCGCGCGGTGTGCATCGTGGGTAAGGCGTGGGACCACCACGTTTCGGCCGTTCTCGACACGACGCTGGAAAACAACCTGGCAATGATCAGCGAGACAATTGCCTACCTCAAGCGCCATGGTCTCGAGGTGTTCTTCGATGCGGAGCACTTCTTCGATGGGTATCGCGCAAGTCCGGAGTACGCAATGGCTGCTCTGCGCGCTGCTCAGGAAGCCGGCGCTGACTGCCTGGTGCTGTGCGATACGAATGGCGGTAGCGTGCCGAACGACGTTAGAAGCGTGACTCGGCGAGTTGTCGCCGAGTTCGACGTGCCCATCGGCATCCACGCGCACAACGATGCTGATCTTGCCACTGCCAATACCCTGACAGCGGTAGAGAGTGGAGCGTCACACGTGCAGGGCACGGTAAACGGTGTTGGCGAGCGCTGCGGCAATGCAAACCTGTGCACCGTGATTCCCAACCTGCAGCTGAAGCTTGGCCACTCGGCTATCAAGTCAGACCAATTGCAGCATCTTTCCGACGTGGCGCGGTTCGTGAGCGAGATTGCCAATATGGCGCTCAATCCCTTCATGCCCTATGTGGGACACTCCGCATTTGCCCACAAGGCCGGGTACCATGCCGACGGCATGGCGAAGAGTCAGATTGCCTACCAACACATTGATCCCGCGCTTGTGGGGAACGAAATGCGGGTGCTCATTTCAGAATTGAGCGGACGCAGCAGCGTGCTATCGCGGGCCGAGCGCTTGGGTCTGCGCCTCTCCCGCCAGAGTGAAGACCTGCACGGCTTGGTGGAAGAGATCAAAGACCTTGAGCAGCGCGGATTTCAATTCGAAGGCGCCGAAGCTTCATTTGAGTTGCTCATCAAGCGTCGCCAGCCCAATTACACGCCGCCATTTTCGCTGTTGGACTTTCTGGTACTAGTCGAAACGCGCGGCGGCAGGAGTATTCTCTCGGAAGCCACCGTCAAGATCCAAGTTGGCGATGAAGTGCAGCACACGGCTGCCGAGGGGAACGGGCCGGTGAACGCTCTGGACACGGCTATGCGTAAGGCCCTCGTTTCCGCCTATCCCCAGCTTGAACGGGTGCGGCTGATGGACTACAAGGTGCGCGTACTCGATGAAAGCAGCGCTACCAGGGCCGGCGTGCGGGTGATGATCGAAAGCACCAACGGCCACTCCGAATGGAGTACGGTGGGTAGCTCCACGAACATCATCGAAGCCAGCTACTCCGCGCTTGCGGACTCCTTGGAGTACGCAATCCTCGTGACAGATAGGTAGCCAGACTGTTGAGACATGCTAATGGCGCCAGCAGCCATTCGGTGTTGCATATTTGATCTTGTCGGCACATTGGTCGACATCCGCCCCGCCGTTCTCGAAGCCACGTTTGCCGCATTGGAACAATGGGCTCCAGGCAAGTTTTCTCGCGAAAGTCTTGCCGAGCAGCTCTCTGGCCCGCTTGAAGACCCCTTTGTTGCCGCCGCCGAAGGACGCGAGCCCGTGGCAAATGAATTGCGCCGGGTCTTCTTGGAGCACTGGGAAGGCCGCCGGCATGAGTCCATCGTGCTGTTTCCCGGCGTCCCGGAAATGCTGGCCGCGCTGGTTGATCTGGGAACGACCGTCGTTGTCCTCTCCGGCAGCACGCGGGCGGCAGGAAGTAGGGACTTGGAATCCAGCGGGCTGGCACCTTTCGTGAGCGCTGTAGTTTTCCAAGACGATATAGAACGGCCCAAGCCCTTTGCCGATGCCGCAACTAAAGCCCTGGAATTGAGTGGCGCATCCGCCCAAGAAGCGCTCCTCATTGGAGAGAGTGACACTGACATCCAGTGCGGCCGCTTGGCAGGAGTAAGCACCGGTGCTGCGCTCTGGGGGGCGGTGGATCAAGAGGCGTTGCTCGGGGAAAAGCCGGACTTTGCATTTGCGCAGCCGTCAGAGGTAGGGGACGTCGTGCGCAAGAGCGAGGACTAGCAGGTAGTGACGCTGGAAAGTGCGGCCGTGTGCAGAACTACTGCCCGGTTGACAGCCCCAAGATTCCAAGTCGCGCACTTATGGGTTCGGTGCGCTACGAACTCCCTGCATGCGCGCCACCCACTCATCGGGCGCATTGATCTCATCCAGCGTCGGCATGGCGTGCTCTGATTCCCAGACGCGGTTGAGAAAGGCCATGTTTTCACTATCCACAACCTGGCGCACAAAGCGCTCACCGAGGCGATATTGCGCGAGCTTAAGGTCAAAACCAAGCAGCCGCATGACGGCCCGCTCCAGCGAACCGCGTTTGCGTTCTTCCAGCCGTTTCCGCATGGTGGGAAATCCGGTAATGAGCTGCTCGCCCAAAGCGTCCATGATGTAGTTGCTGTAGCCCTCCACAAGGCTCATCACACCTTGCACGCGCGCAAGCATGTCTCGTTGTTCCGGCGTCGTGAGGAGACTGACTACCCCACCGAGGCGCTCGCGATCCTCTGTAGCTTCAGCCCCGGGCAAGAGCATCGCGCGCAACGGATGGGAAGACTCGCGGAGTAACTCGCGGAAGCTCTCGACGTACGACTCGATAAGGCTTCCGAGATGCCCTGCAAGCCATGGCGCTACTTGAAATTGTATGGCATGGGTGGTCTCATGAAGCGCGATCCAGAGCCGGAACGCGTCCGGCGGGATGTCGAGACGTTGCTGCAGACGGCGAATGTTGGGTTCAACAAAGTAGATTCTGCTTGACTGATCAAGAGCCGCACCCTCATTGGAGGCGGGCGGCGTCAAGAACGGCATGTCGAATTGACCTAATACGTTGCGCGAAAGAAAGCCCAACACGATACCCATCTGCGCAGACATAGTGAGCTGCATGCTCCCGTGCGCAAGTCGGAACAACGTGTTGCTATTTGACCCGACACTCTCTAGGTACACGTCTTCCAAGGGCTGTAACAGGCGTTGCACAGTGGTGAGATTGCGTTGGACCCATAGGGGACGGTCCAGCACTTCTACTTCATGGCTGCCGGGGGCAGTGGCAAGCTGAATGAAGGGTGTAATCCGATCGTGGCTGAGCTGCACCAGCGCCTGATAGTCTGTGAGGAGAGATTCTCGCGTTCCGCTTGGGAGAACGCCCTCCGGGTTGCGCGCGGCAATGCGCATGGCGATGCGCTCTGTGCGCTGCCAGTCGATGATGTTCGGCTGCACGCGTGTGGCAACTCTGCGGGCAACCAGATACCCTCCGCTTAGAATAAGACCGAGGACGGCGCCGAATAGCGCAGCATTTTTTTGATCGCGCGTCACTGGCAGATCGCAAGCGGCGCGGGCAATACTTGCCAGTTGACTTTGTTACTCGATTGCAATCAAGATCTCCTATTCTGTTGTGCTCCCAAGAATATAACATACCCGCGCCAAGCGCGGGTATGTACGTTTGCTTGCAAACATCGCCTCTAGGTGCGACCGGCCGGCAAGACTCGGCGGATCGCTGCGCTAAGAGTCCCGACAATGATTGCGGTTCACGTGGGTGTTGCCACGGTCTCCTTGCCGGAAGCGGCCTTTACCTTGGCTGCCAGTTCGCTATCCGTACCAGCTTCGACGGCGATCTGCTTGAACTCTTCCGAGCTCATGCCCAGATCGCGCAGCACCTGCTGATCCATGGGGCATGGGTAGATGTACTCGCCGATGTAGCCGCCATGCTGGGCACGTGCCTTATCGGCCATCCGACCTACCCACTCCAGGCCATCAATTACCAGTTCGCGTTCCCGCGGCTTCCATTCCTCTGCCATCGTTTTATCCTTCCTCATCGCTTCAAAGAGATCGACCCGTGTACAAAGACTGTGGCGACGAGTGAGCGTACCAACTCTCCGGGTGTCGTGGGGGCCAAGGGAGTGAGCGCCAACTTCACTGCCTGGTCTAGTTTTCGACCCAGCAAGTTGCTCGGGGAACTTGGCACTCCCAGCTTCCCGTCGAGAAGCAACCGCAAAACCTCGCTCCACACTAACAAGTGATGCATGTCCAACTGTGGGATTTCAATGCACCCACTATCAACGTACCACTGCGCTTCGCCATGGGTCAAGAGGGTCTGAAACGGCTGTGTCGTCGCGCCGGCCGCCACAGCGGCGGCATACTGCGCCAGCCGCGCTTCCGGCCAATCGAGGCCGACGACTGCAAAGTCCACAAACCGTATCTCGGTACCGTCAACAAGCACGTTGCGCGGCGTGCAGTCGCGACCGCCGAACGTCGTTTTGCCGCTGCACATAGATTCTGCTACTACTGTCCATGCTTTACGCAGGGCTGATGTCCAGCCCTGCGGTATCGCGAGACCGCAGAAGTCCGCAAGTCGCTCGTACGTCTCAGGCGCGTGACGGCACCTCGCCCGGACCTCCGTGTGGCGGCGTTCCTGCTCACCTGTTGAGCCAAACGGCATCCGCGCGGCTAGCCCCTGAAAAGCAGTCTCAAGAGCGGTGCAGCCCTGAACTAAGCTTTGGGTCAAATGGCGCAATTCGTGAGACTGCGATTCGCGGAGTTGGCCGGTTTCCTGGATCGCCGCGGCAAGTGTGCGAGACCCTGTCCACTCCGTAATAAGTGTGCGCGCCTCCGGTTGCCATAGTAGTGGGCGCGCAACCGGGGCGCCAAGCCGGTAGAGCATTTCCTGCACACCGTACTCAACATCTCCCGCCCCGGGGTGCGCATGTTGCTTGATTGCAACGTGCGTTCCCGAAGCCAAGACTCCCTGCCAAACTCGCGCTCCCTGAGCGCCACCTCCGGTAACGGGACGCAACAAGCGAATCGGACCAATTGGAGGCTCGATTTGGGCCAGGTGCAGTTGCATTGCGTCAAAATCAAGAGCCCTTGGCACAGTTGCAAGACGTCCTTTGCTTAGGTGTGACGGTAGTAATTGCCGAAACGAGATTCCCGGGAATCCCCTGCCTCATTGGATGCGGCAGGAAGCTAAGGCAGGCAATTTCCAGGTTTTTGTTCGCAGTATTTGGGCTATGGTATCATCACAGTGATTGGTGGGTCGGAGGCGGATAGGCACGAATCGAGTTTAGGTAGTACGCCATGGACACACGTGAACTCGTTGAGCGCTTGCAGGCCATTGTTGGACCGGAGCACGTTGTTCATCTTCCGGAAGACCTCATAGTCTTCGAGCGCGACGCATCAATTGACGCCCAGCTTCCCGCCGCCGTAGCTTTTCCACGCACCACGACTGAAGTCAGTGAGATACTGGTTGTCGCTAATGAATTGAAGGTACCGGTGGTACCGAAGGGCGCCGGAACGGGCCTCTCTGGCGGCGCCGTGCCGGAAGAAAACGGCATACTGCTTTCCGTCAGCCGCATGCGGGACATTCTTGAGATCGACGAAGAGAATCGCACCGCGCTCGTGGAACCTGGGGTGGTAAACCTCGAACTCTCCGACGAAGTTAAGCACTTAGGGCTCTATTATGCTCCGGACCCGTCTAGTCAATATGCGTGTACACTCGGGGGCAATGTCGCCGAGAATTCCGGCGGTGCCCACTGCCTGCGCTATGGCTGCACGATTAATCATGTCATGGGCCTGGAGGTGGTCTTTCCGGGCGGTGAAGTGGCATGGCTTGGCGGCAAGGCGCCGGACGCACCGGGCTATGACCTCCTATGCGCGATTATCGGCTCCGAAGGCACCATGGGTGTGGTGACCAAGATCCTTGTCAAGCTGCTGCCAATTCCGGAAGCAGTAGAGACCTATCTTGCGATTTTCGAGAGTGTCCCAGACTCCTGCCAGGCAGTTTCATCCATCATTGGCAATGGCATCATTCCTGCCGCACTGGAGATTATGGACCAGGTCGTCACCCAAGCAATTGAAGAAGCGCACCATGTCGGCTACCCCTCCGACGCTGGTAGTGTGCTTATCATCGAAATCGACGGCATGCAGGAAGAACTCGACGAACAGCGTGAGGCAATCCTAAGCCTTTGCCGTGAGGCAGGTGCCCGTGAAATCCGAGTGGCGCAGACCGTCGCTGAGCGGGAGGCGGTGTGGAAGGGACGCAAGGGGGCCATCGGCGCATTGGGTCGGCTGGCGCCAAACTACTACATCCAGGATTGTGTCGTACCCCGCACGAAACTACCGGAGATAATGCGCTTTGTTGAAGACGTGGCCGCACGCTACGACATCATTATCGCCAATGTATTTCATGCCGGTGACGGTAACCTGCATCCCAATCTGCTCTTTGACGTGCGCGATAGCGACCAGGTGCAACGGGTTATTGCAGCGGGTGAGGAGATTATTCGCGCGTGCATTGACGCCGGTGGCTCACTCTCGGGGGAACATGGCATCGGCACCGAGAAGCAAGAGTACATGGACTGGCTCTATAGCGAAGAAGACTTGGAGTCCATGCGCAAGCTCAAGCGCGCGTTCGATCCAGATTGGCTGTTCAACCCCACAAAAATATTCCCCACCGGTGAAGGTCCGCATGCAGCGAAAATCCACATTGGCAAGTCTCCGGTCCACTCTACTGCTACTGCGGTCTGGAAGTAGGATGCAGATACGCGTTGCTGACTGAGACACTCCACACCCAGCTCGCTCAGATCGTCTCGCATGATGCGGTCACTACCGAGAGTCCTACTATAGACGGCAAGCAGCCGTCGTTGTGTGTGGCGCCTCGTGCTATTGCAGAATTGGCTGAGGTCGTTGGGGAACTAGACGCCGCCGGGGCTTCAACCACCCCCGTAGGCGGCGGCACCATGCTCGATC from Chloroflexota bacterium includes these protein-coding regions:
- a CDS encoding FAD-binding protein, which gives rise to MDTRELVERLQAIVGPEHVVHLPEDLIVFERDASIDAQLPAAVAFPRTTTEVSEILVVANELKVPVVPKGAGTGLSGGAVPEENGILLSVSRMRDILEIDEENRTALVEPGVVNLELSDEVKHLGLYYAPDPSSQYACTLGGNVAENSGGAHCLRYGCTINHVMGLEVVFPGGEVAWLGGKAPDAPGYDLLCAIIGSEGTMGVVTKILVKLLPIPEAVETYLAIFESVPDSCQAVSSIIGNGIIPAALEIMDQVVTQAIEEAHHVGYPSDAGSVLIIEIDGMQEELDEQREAILSLCREAGAREIRVAQTVAEREAVWKGRKGAIGALGRLAPNYYIQDCVVPRTKLPEIMRFVEDVAARYDIIIANVFHAGDGNLHPNLLFDVRDSDQVQRVIAAGEEIIRACIDAGGSLSGEHGIGTEKQEYMDWLYSEEDLESMRKLKRAFDPDWLFNPTKIFPTGEGPHAAKIHIGKSPVHSTATAVWK